From a single Pseudomonas serboccidentalis genomic region:
- a CDS encoding YfgM family protein, which translates to MSSTEDEQLADLKDWWTRNGKPLVTGGLLALVIVFGWQAFHKYQSNQSQGASVLYQQLLETTLTPDGKPDAARVADLAGKLNSEFGGTAYAQYGSLFVAKVAVDSGKLDDAATELKAIVAKPANPALGEIARQRLAQVLGAQNKADDALKLLDGDADKAFLATREELKGDLLVQLGRTDEANAAYQKAKAALSDEAAVGGLQIKLDDLAKGDA; encoded by the coding sequence GTGTCGAGTACCGAAGACGAACAGTTGGCGGATTTGAAGGACTGGTGGACACGCAACGGCAAACCTCTGGTCACCGGCGGCCTGTTGGCGCTGGTCATCGTGTTCGGCTGGCAGGCTTTTCACAAGTATCAGAGCAACCAGTCGCAAGGCGCCTCGGTGCTCTATCAGCAACTGCTGGAAACCACGCTGACCCCGGACGGCAAGCCTGACGCTGCACGCGTTGCGGATCTGGCCGGCAAGCTCAACAGCGAATTCGGCGGCACGGCGTACGCACAGTACGGCAGCCTGTTCGTGGCAAAAGTAGCGGTCGACAGCGGCAAGCTGGACGACGCGGCGACCGAACTCAAAGCCATCGTTGCCAAACCGGCCAACCCGGCGTTGGGCGAAATCGCCCGTCAGCGTCTGGCTCAGGTGCTGGGTGCGCAGAACAAGGCCGATGACGCCCTGAAGCTGCTCGACGGCGATGCCGACAAGGCGTTCCTGGCCACTCGTGAAGAACTCAAGGGCGACCTGCTGGTACAGCTGGGTCGTACTGACGAAGCGAACGCGGCGTATCAAAAAGCCAAGGCGGCACTGTCGGATGAAGCGGCAGTCGGTGGCCTTCAAATCAAGCTCGACGACCTGGCCAAAGGGGATGCGTGA
- the bamB gene encoding outer membrane protein assembly factor BamB, which produces MRDVIRWKHAALLALAILAAGCSSNSKKELPPAELTDFKEEVVLQKQWSRSIGDGQGETYNMLVPAIDGDTIYAADVTGVLMAMDRSNGDVKWKKDLELPVSGAVGVGYGLVTIGTLKGEIVALDAINGEEKWRARVSSEVLAPPANNGDVVVVQTQDDRLIGLDAATGNRRWTYDSTPAVLTLRGTSAPVVTNRLAVAGLSTGKVVALDISNGVPVWEQRVAIPQGRSELERVVDIDGGLLLSGETLYVASYQGRVAALDLQSGRQLWQRDASSYAGVAQGFGSVYVSLSSGTVEGVDERSTTALWSNDSLARRQLSAPEVFSSYVAVGDMEGYLHLLSQVDGRFVGRERIDSDGLRARPLVVGNTIYVYGNSGKLEALTIK; this is translated from the coding sequence ATGCGTGACGTGATCCGTTGGAAGCATGCAGCATTGCTGGCTCTGGCCATTCTGGCCGCGGGTTGCAGCAGCAACAGCAAAAAAGAACTGCCACCGGCCGAGTTGACCGACTTCAAAGAAGAAGTGGTTCTGCAAAAGCAGTGGAGCCGTTCGATCGGTGACGGTCAGGGCGAAACCTACAACATGCTGGTGCCGGCGATCGATGGTGACACCATCTACGCGGCCGATGTGACCGGCGTGCTGATGGCCATGGATCGCAGCAATGGCGACGTGAAGTGGAAAAAGGATCTTGAACTGCCTGTCTCCGGCGCCGTTGGCGTGGGTTATGGTCTGGTCACGATCGGTACCCTCAAGGGTGAAATCGTTGCCCTCGACGCCATCAACGGTGAAGAGAAGTGGCGCGCCCGGGTATCCAGCGAAGTCCTCGCGCCGCCGGCCAACAACGGCGACGTGGTGGTGGTACAGACTCAGGACGATCGCCTGATCGGCCTGGACGCGGCCACCGGCAACCGTCGCTGGACCTACGACAGCACCCCTGCGGTACTGACCCTACGCGGCACCAGCGCGCCAGTCGTGACCAACCGCCTCGCGGTGGCAGGCCTGTCGACCGGTAAAGTGGTTGCCCTGGACATTTCCAACGGCGTGCCGGTCTGGGAACAACGGGTCGCGATCCCGCAGGGTCGTTCGGAACTGGAGCGCGTGGTCGACATCGACGGCGGCCTGCTGCTGTCCGGCGAAACCCTGTACGTCGCCAGCTATCAGGGCCGCGTCGCGGCACTCGATTTGCAAAGCGGCCGTCAACTCTGGCAGCGCGATGCGTCGAGCTATGCCGGTGTCGCCCAAGGTTTTGGCAGCGTCTATGTGAGCCTGTCCTCGGGCACCGTTGAAGGCGTCGACGAGCGTTCCACCACCGCGCTGTGGAGCAACGATTCGTTGGCCCGCCGTCAACTGTCGGCGCCGGAAGTGTTCTCCAGCTATGTAGCCGTTGGTGACATGGAAGGTTACCTGCACCTGTTGAGCCAGGTGGACGGTCGTTTCGTGGGTCGTGAGCGTATCGACAGTGACGGCCTGCGTGCCCGTCCGCTGGTGGTGGGCAACACGATCTATGTGTATGGCAACAGCGGCAAACTGGAAGCCCTGACCATCAAGTAA